cacaattcttattcttattccgattttacttcttaagcatgTACCGGAAGCAATTCCTAACCTGATCTTTTTTAGTTTCGCCAAAATAACAAGTTCGTAAaccaaaataatcaaaaaagtattcaattctattttattaaagggtgatttttttgaggttaggattttcatgtatttagtatttgacagatcacgtgggatttcagacatggtgtcaaagagaaagatgctcagtatgctttgacatttcatcatgaatagacttactaacgagcaacgcttgcaaatcattgaattttattaccaaaatcagtgttcggttcgaaatgtgttcattcaccgtaacgttgcgtccaacagcatctttgaaaaaatacggtccaatgattccaccagcgtacaaaccacaccaaacagtgcatttttcgggatgcatgggcagttctttaacggcttctggttgctcttcactccaaatgcggcaattttgcttatttacgtagccattcaaccagaaatgagcctcatcgctgaacaaaatttgtcgataaaaaagcggattttctgccaacttttctagggcccattcactgaaaatgatttgcaagcgttgctcgttagtaagtctattcatgatgaaatgtcaaagcatactgagcatctttctctttgacaccatgtctgaaatcccacgtgatctgtcaaatactaatgcatgaaaatcctaacctcaaaaaaatcaccctttataactccATTATGTCCATAGCTAtactcaaatatggaccgattaggaccatattcGGGTTGGGAGCCGATTTCCcagtttcatatttcagcgaaaactggtatcaaatgcgcctgttatatctaaatagggtcaTATCTAGATTATATTCGGTTTAGATATCGGAAGGCTCAATAcatctcactgtttaaaatgtcagcgaaatcgggtaataaatgcgataTTTATGCCTTAAAGCTCTATATcagaagatcggtgtatatgacagctatatctaaatatagtccaattggggccatatttggcatggatatcAAGGAGTCCAATAAAACTCATTGTGCCACTAAAATcaattaataaatgcgccttttatgggcttaagaccctaaatcggtagattggtctACGTGACAGCTATGTTTAACTAAAGTCGCATGTGGATCATACTCAGCCCCTattacaaatttcatcgaattgggataataaatgcgtctgttatggTCTTAAGTGGAAATCGATCTATGTAGCAGTTATATAtataccacaatatctataaagtttgttcaaaatcggttcagatttagatatatctcccatatatatgttcgtccgattttcagtaataatgcaataaaatagtcatttgccAACTTGatttgattttctcgaaatttggcaggaaggattttctaatgactctcgacattaccggttaatttcatagaaatcggtcgagATTAAGATATACCCGtcttatatatatcgcccgattttcacttctatggtcactgcaagccactggaggccaccgtagcgcagaggtgtgcatgtccgccaatgacgctgaatgcctgggttcgaatcctggcaagaccatcagaaaaaaaagtttttcagcggtggttttgccctcctaatgctggcaacatttgtgaggtactatgccatgtaaaacttctctcaaaagagatgtcgcactgcggcacgccgttcggacttggctataaaaaggaggccccttatcattgagcttaaacttgaatcggactgcactcattgatatgtgagaagttcgcccctgttccttagtggaatgttcatgggcaaaatttgcatttggtcactgcaagcacatttattgaccaatcttgccaacattttgtacagcgctttccccgatgaccaccacaatatctaagaagtttgcagaaatcggttcagatttagacataaatagctcccattatatgttcgtcctatattgagatatattgcaataaagtgctcatttgttaaccgattctctcaaaatttggcgcgaaggattttcttatgtcttctaatattactgatgaatttcacaGAACTTCTAGGTTCATTGCAAGTacattattgaccaattttgccaaaattgtgcacaactctttcctcgatgcctaccacaatattaagaagttcaaatcggttcacacttagatgtagctcccatatatatgttcgtcagtttttggctaatttgcaataatgttgtaatttgtcaaccgtatttattacagtttgaatatattgggttgcccaaaaagtaattgcggatttttcatatagtcggcgttgacaaattttttcacagcttgtgactctgtaattgcattctttcttctgtcagttatcagctgttacttttagcttgctttagaaaaaaagtgtaaaaaaagtatatttgattaaagttcattctaagttttttaaaaatgcatttactttcttttaaaaaatccgcaattactttttgggcaacccaatatttgctcaaaatttgatacggattgtttaataacctctctgaaaacatccgccgaggtccatcaaaattgggtcagaattatatataactcccactttgtacatatagcataggtgtagggtattataaagtcgacaccgcccgactatTGCCTTTCCTAACTGGTTTTTACATGGGCTCTCGCTGATCGctttaaagaacatttttataccctccaccataagatgggggtatactaatttcgtcattctgattgtaactactcgaaatattcgtctgcgaccctataaagtatatatattcttgatcgtcgtgaaattttatgtcgatctagccatgtccgtccgtctgtccgtccgtccgtccgtctgtctgtcgaaagcacgctaacttccgaaggagtaaagctagccgcttgaaattttgcacaaatacttctaattagtgtaggtcggttggtattgtaaatgggctatatcggtccatgtttttatatagcttatccgattgggatgaaattttgcacgacgtgttttgttatgatatccaacaactgtgccaagtatggttcaaatcggtccataacctgatatagctgccatataaaccgatctggggtcttgacttcttgagcctctagagtgcgcaattcttatccgattggaatgaaattttgcacgacgtgttttgttatgatatccaacaactgtgctaaatatggttcaaatcggttcataacctgatatagctgtcatataaacagatctggggacttgacttcttgagcttctaaagggcgcaattcctatccgatttggctgaaatttcgcaagacgttttttattgttactttcaataacaatgtcaaataaagtacaagtcggttcataacctgatttagctgccatataaaccgatctgggatcttgacttcttgagcctctagaggtcgcaattattatccgatttgcctgaaattgtgtacgacggattctctcatgaccattaacatacgtgtttattatggtctgaatcggtctatagcccgatacagctcccatataaatcgatctctctatttcacttcttgagcccccaaatggcgcaattcttattcgaattggctgacattttacacaggtctccaacatatatatgatttaattgtggtccaaaccggaccatatcttaatatcactctaatagcagagcaaatcttttcttatatcctttttttttgcctaagaagagatgccgggaaaagaactcgacaaatgcgatccatggtggagtgtatataagattcggcccggccgaacttagcacgattttacttgttttatatccttttttgcctaagaagagatgccgggaaaagaactcgacaaatgcgatcgatggtggagggtatataagattcggcccggccgaacttagcacgcttttacttgttttgttttagttttgattttagagaaattttattgaaattgaaatttgtctggaaataaaaagaaaatttaaataaaactttgtcTTGTTATCCGACTTCatccaaatttttactttaaagaaaattattgaagttttttgtttagagcaaaagaaaattttattaataatttgtctttaaagaacgttttagtgaaattttgtatttagagaaagtTCCATTGCAATTTTGTCTTCGGAGAAtaagaaaatttgaataaaattttgtcttcgagaaaaagtgtaaaaaaattttgtctttccaaaaaaaaatttaataaaaattagtctTTCgagaaaaaatcttaaaaaagttttgtctttaaagccGGTACGCAGCTCTGGTGAAATTTTCGTTATCATAAGAAGTGCATTCGCATATACtgagcgaaattttcggtttggGTGGAATCAAAGGTTGACGTTGCACTGCAACTGGGAATGTTTTTTCTGCCTTCCTTTAATGAAAATTAAGAATTTAATCATTGGGGTCATCACTAAACGtatttatttgaaaacaaaaatgacaaaaatgaaCACTTTATAAGCTGAAAAATATTACAGTTTGGCTAAATTAATATATGGTTGTAAGGATGCTTAGCAggctaagaaaaaattttaataccatatttccataagaaaatgtagttgaaattttatctttagagaaaattatatTAACATTTTGTCTTCACAGTtttatcaatcccatggcagccggttgtacgtaccggattgacccgatggaatcctccatcggcaagggctgccgtctcggtgtaaaacacactgctacaacaacaacaacagttttattgaaatttcgttttaagaacaaattttattgacattCCCAACTAATCAGTCCTATTTTAAAATTAGGCATCTTCTACCTTCTCTTTAGTATATtcgttacaatttttttttaatctgttaatataaaaatacaaaattttaatgtgcaTTGTTAAAGTGAATATGCATTTACGACCTTAGTGTGTGTACATATAAGTTACAAtagtattaaaaatttataaaaaaaaaaaatattgtttttgattACTCCTCCTCTGATTACTCctcatatatatctaaatcctgTTGCAAAAGCATCTTCTTAATTAATCGTCTCTTATGCAAATTATTACACAAACGCACAGAAAAGAAATAGATCAGCTCAATCACACTTAAGCTGGAAATTCCCATGAATAATCCAAATATGCCACCACAATTTGCTATCAGAGTTGTAATGCCATACATGACAGTACGTTTTATGGCAGTAAATTGAGTTTCCTTAAAGTAAACGGACAAACGAGAGCCACGACCACTAAAAAATAAGAtacaatttcaatcaaattgtgCACTCAGTTTAGGGAGAGAATCTCAATGTCCGGATAAAATatgtaaacaaaataaacaaaattgttaACAAGCAGATAACAAACAGATAACACTGGTTAACACTTGTTTCCTCTgattatattgttttttttctatcTTATATTGGAGCGTTGCTTCCATTTTGAAATGGAAGCAGCTTTTGTTTTTGTGGAAAAGCTTACGCTATAATTTACGAATTTTAGACTAGattttcgtctgtctgtcccaaTTTCCTATCAGCtgtattttgaaataaaattgcagcatcggccaccgtagcgcagaggttagcatatctgcctatgacgctgaacgcctgggttggaatcctggcgagatcatcagaaaaattttcagcggtggttttcccctcctaatgctggcaacatttgtgaggtactaagccatgtaaaacatctctccaaagaggtgtcgcactgcggcacgccattcggactcgactataaaaagaaggccccttatcattgagcttaagcttgaatcggacagcactcattgatatgtgagaagtttgcccctgttccttagtggaatgttcattggcaaaatttgcatttagaaTTGCAGCATCAGGACAAGCCATGATATCCTTATATTGTACGTCAAAAATGCTTGATATGTATGCGGTTATGTCCCAGAGGGAATGAGGTGCCATAAAGTTCGTAACACCCATTTTTGGGCGATTTGATGTGCagataattataaattattttgtcaATATGTGATTTGATATGTAATTTTATTgaccaaggtggcgtatgatgTTTACAATAAGTAGGCATAATTATCGAATAGTAATCATACGTACCGTGGGTCGATATATATTTAATAATGAAACATTTTAAATGATTGGGGATGTGacagatgttctcgccaaatCTTGATTGTTACAAACTTTATGAAATCTCGTTTAACACTGGATTATAGCGGGAGACGTACAACGCATCTCTGATATACAATATGACAAACTTATCGCTTGTACTGATtgagtattttattttatttgacagtATGTAGGCAATTTTGATTTCGGTTTTAGAATTCAAAAcgaaataacaacaataaaaaaatgtttaatatatctcaaaaacaaaacatgttcGAGAAAAACTGATTTATACCGCTTAATTTTGTATTAAGCGGTGTAAATCACTAATTGTTATCGGCACAATATTTTTTAAACGGACATTGGGAAAACTAAGATAAGCATTATACTCACTCATCATGTTCATAGGTATCCCGTTGGGCCAAAACTGTTTTCTCATAATCATAGAAGGCTCGTGATATTTCAAAATTATAATCCAAAGAATTACACGATGGTATGCAATCGCACAATATCTCAACACTGGGATCAGttgatttcaattttgtttgattcgaaataacaaaattcatttCTTCCTCAGCGCTCATATAGCAAGTGACCTCAGCCAGGCCACATGTAGGAACGTCTATGGGTTCTGGAAAATAGGTGGAGTTAACTTTAGTTCAGTCATGttaattaaattattctatgtaTGAGAATTCATACTTggcatccaaaatttggcacatccacatttatttattgtgaaatttgcCAGGCATTCAGTTTGACAGTTGCTCTGGGAATACGATTTGAAGAAGCGTAAATAACGCTCATCGTTGAAATAACATTGCCGCCTAAATGGGAAATACATAATTCATAAACAtgacactcagagaaatttgttagtggACAAAATGAAACTGTCTTCAAACAGAtgatatgtaaaaataaaatttgatcaaaaaatttagtacaaaaacacaaattaaaaaacaaaaaaatacgttgataaacatttttataaaaaaatttggtttagacaaaaatattaaaaaataaataaataaaatgttgacgaaATTTACCATGACAATCCAATTTCgacataattttctttaaatgtctACAATTTTTACTCAAATATAAACTACATCAAAATATGagaccaaattttgacaaaaagaaaactaagaaaaacaccgtagcgcagaggttatcaggtccgcctatgacgctgaacgcctgggttcgaatcccagcaagaccatcataaaatgttcagcggcggttatcccctgctaatgatagcggcatttgtgaggcactatgccatgtaaaacttctctcaaaaaagatgtcgcactgcggcacgccgttcggacttggctataaaaaggaggctccttatcattgagcttaaacttgaatcggactgcactcattgatatgtgagcattttgctccagttccttagaggaatgttcatgggcaaatttgcatttgcatactgGCAATAAAAGTGACTCTTAAATTGGCTTGCTTCTATCGGTAATAGGTTAATaaaaaggcagcaggagccgcaAAATTGCTAGCTGACATGGCTAGGAAAACGGATATGCGATAAATGAAAGTTTAAACCACAAGAGTGAAGACAAATAAGAATAGATCTTAATTCAATGCGATTATTGGATTATATTACTTTAGACGGCGATCGACTAAAAGGCAGCTTTCGATTTTACGCCCTGTAAAACTTGAGCACCACAAAGGTTGAAACTTTGagttccaatctgtgtggtgctcatagctgtCCCGAGAAggttagctgcgagctaccaggcgtccacaggttgcagatagtggaatgctccatatggagtaactgcaactgcagtcgtgtacaatcagcggtatcgagtggagagtctcagtgagaggccgggcggcaccggctcttatataaatactgagtgcctatgatgctcgataagcGAGTTATTGGTACtctaaaataaccaatggccatcttgTTCCCGCGACGAttagtcctttggaccggaacgagcatgCTCAATCCGGCTGACATGGGATTGTTGCAAAGAGTCGAATGCTATTTCTACCCAGttcagaatctatggtggtaaCTATTGAAGAATGAAAGCAAGTCAAAGCAATGAACTTATGAAGGCATAATAAAAGTGCATGATTTCATTCCGTTATCTGCAAGGATTGTGCAAGTGGAGTAAGATTTTGTTATCCCAATATGGAATCCTCATCACTCTAAAAAATACTCAGAACCAATTAAGTAGAGAAAGTAATCCAATCGCTGGCTGAACAgtaaaaaattcacctgttccgggccacagaaatataTCCGAGAATGGTACCGCAgacgagcttacgagactaggaacaaCCTTAGACCTTCCggaggaactggaatctgtgggtatgcctctagccacATGTAAGCTTAGTCTTCAGGATGATGCCCGAAGAGCAACGAATGACAAATGGTCCCAAAGAGAGGCTTGTGATGCCTCCAAAAGTAGAAAGAGTCCTACCGCTATACTGTCATGGGCTAAAACAgaggtctcagtcattgtgcccaTCATGACAGATCATTCTGTCAGGTCTGATAGTAAAAAATGCTagtagactgaaggttgcaagtaaagaCTTCTGTGAGGACGTCGATAATATCACACCCCGGTGTGCACTAGCACCACATCCCATAATGACGCTCGTTTTCCCTGCAGAGCGGCTTCAACCAATAACTTAAAGTTCAAAGGCGACATTCCTGAATTACGTGTCATATATAAGACACAACGCCTTCAGACTTGATGAGGTCTGCGAGGCAAACCGAGTTTAGAGTGAATACTGCATGACTCCGATTGCCATCAACCTCATTCAATCTACTAAACTTCCTCCCGCCACGGAATAGCagcgagcaccacacaggctgaaacattaAAGTCCGATCTatttggtgttcattgctgtcacgaaacacacgttgcggatagtggaatgctccatacgaagtagctgcaacggcagtcgcggacaatcagcggtatcgaacggagagtctcagtgagaggcaggGAGGCATCGGCTCCAGCACAAATGCTGATTGCCTATGATTCTTGATATGACGATGCGGGtgattggcgcctttaaatgaccagtcgccaccttgttcccgtggcgatcggttctttgaaccggaacgagcttggcTACAACAACTAACCTTCCAGTAGGTGCTTGAAAGCTTGAGATTTCAGTTCCTTAGTCCTCTTAGTATAGACTCAATATCTGAAGTTCTCCTTGGTACTCATGCGTGtgtcattggtcgagaaggaaaatCTCTTTTCTGCCTTAATCTAGTGCTGTGCCTGGCTAGATCTTaacaatcttttttttttgagacaaggaaatcccatggcagccggttttacataccggattaacccgatgaatttcttcatcggcaagggctgccgcctcagtgttcaacacactgctacaacaacaaaaacaatgaaacaTGTCAATTGAACGTCGATCCCCGTAAGTTTGTTTAGTTTGAATCTGTCGCAATTtcagcctgcatcgtcataaACTGAAGGAGGTCCAGGCTATTTCAGGAGGACGTCAAAGTTTACAAATTGCATACCAGCAAATCCCCGAGCCCAATAAAAGAGTCTCTCTCCTTATCGGTGAGTGTCTTAGCATCATTCGCTCAATAAAACTGTGAGCAATGCGCCGTTTTATTATACCACGCCTTCAAAGGGCGTATTCGTTTGCCATAGAAGGCCTGTGGGCTAGCCAAATTATAAGCACACCCCGTTCcttagcaaaatttgcaatttttttaaaaaacaaaaaggtttTGCTTAAAAAGAACAAACTTACTTTTCTGGACCAAACTGGTGTAAATTTTCGGTGGAAGTAACATATTGCGGTAGAACAGAAACTAGCACCTCATCATCGTGTGGAACTAAAATATAATTGCCCGTCGTTAGGGGTACACTCTCAGGAGAATTGAGGAAAACCTATTAACATCAAGCACACATTATAACTTTAATAACCTAGGAGTTGTTTGTCATGTCAACACGCTCACTTTATAGCCTTGTTTAAAACTGCGACAAGTGTAATCGAAATTATGTTCAAATCCCATCATAAAAGCGAATAAGCCATTTCGTGCCGAAGACAAAACCGATCTCTGGGGATATGCATTAAATCCTTGTCCCACATAGCCATCATCCAAAGACCAGTTTCCGGTAACATCTTTGTAACGGGGCAACTCCACATCATAATAGTTGTTATAGTCGATGACTGTTTTATCCGAATAGCTTAGGTAACTACAAGAAGGGGATTACACATTATTTGGCAGCCACACGACATACATATGAGCTTGTGAGTTCATACTTAGGGTCCCTGTAAATGTCCTGGGTGTTAAGACCATTGAATTGATAGCAAATGCCTTCGTCTGTTAGCACATATTTGAAGAGATAGTTGCAGAAATAGAAGCGACCATTCCATTTGCAGAAAGGCAAAGTAATGTTCGGCACCAACGCCAGATCGACTAGAGTTTGAGGTACATCAACAGGCAAATTTTTGGGCATATAGGGAGAAAAGCGTTCCAGCACTTCATTTTCACATATTTGTAAAGTTGCCACAAACTTTTGTAATCTGTTTGAGTAAAATTAAACAGGCTTGCAGAGTTAAGCACACACATTTGTAAACTTTTAAGAACATACTCTTCTTCGGTTACATTTCCAGAATTTGTAAAACTGTCATTTTCTTCAATTtccgtccagatttgatttGCCACATTTGTAAAATCAAATCTATCCCTTTCCATTTTAATTTCGGGACAAATGGTGATGGTAGGAAAGGGTATGGATGAAACGGGCACTAGGGTCTCATCGAATCCCAAAATCACAGGTGAATCTAGCCACTTCAAGTAGGTGTCCCACATGAGGGAAACGGCATAGTAAAATGAGATCACCATTAGAATAAcccaaaaaaatctaaaaatttacacaaattttaaatttaactttatccagatattcgtttttttttgttggtatgCATCACTTTTCATAAAATGGTCGATGAACTTCGAAAATATAACGAAGTCCATGTATCGATGTACTTTTTGAATATTCTGCCATAAGACCCTGACAGGCCGACCATCTGCTGCCATATTTTATGCGTGATTTTATAATAAGTTCACTGGGCACATCACTCAAAGCTTGTGAAGTAATACTCAAATGCCGCTCGGATATTGTGGGTAACGAGAGAAACTCTTTATCCGGATCCGGTTGAGGGAAATGCACAGGTTTGCCGCCGACAAACATCGTTTGCGCTTATCACAATACTTAACAAGTCACAATGTACTAAACTGCCTTTCTTTTGTGTGCCACCTTTTATATGGCCACGGTAAGGCCAAAAATTAAGTGAAGCTATTATTTGCCACATTCCCAAGTGATTTTCATACACAGACTGCTGGCCAAGGGAATACATTGACTCGCCAAACACATACAGCCAACAGTTTTATAGTCTCCTGCTTATTAAAGTGGCTTATTGCTAAAATTCTTGCAAAaaggttttattgttttttgagCGActtcaatgcaaatgcaaaaagtATCAACTGATTGTTGACACGGATACTGTTTGCCACCGCAACGCAGAGCTGAccatgttcgaatcctggcaagaccattataaagcggtggttatcccctcctaatgttagcgacatttgtgagttactatgccatgtaaaacttctctcaaagcggtgtcgcactgcagcacgccgttcggactcggctataaaaaggaggccccttgtcattgagctttaaattttaatcggaccgcactcattgatatgtgagaagtttgcccctgttctttaatggaatgttcatgggcaaatttgaatattttaggAGAGCGATAGATTTTGGGCCAGGTCGTTGCCGGTACAACGAAAATATTCTTCGTTTAGGTGatttttgatatatatttaatacaaaaagtatttgttttgttttgccttttaGCAGATGATACTTAACATTGTGttccaaaaaatacaaaaaggtGTGTTTATATAAGAATAGAACAGTTTAGCATAAAAAAGGCATCGTTCCTTTATGAAGTGAAAATGGTTTGATTTTAACGCCCTACTTTGTTAAGGACTCAAATACTCGCCAAAAGCTCTTaagccaattttcaaaaacgactgatctcggagatgcttGAACCGATTTATGTATGCCTCatcatggtaccccaaaaacccgaaattggtataaagttTTGGGTTCAACTAACCTGGGGGGCGCCCCATCTCAatacccacccgaacggacatgtttaccgactggcacaatatgggtatcaaatgaaaggtatttaagagcagagtacgaacttggcacaaAAATGTCACCTTAAGTTTCGGAgggttccccacccccaaaaacaccaccaacaggacacttttatcgctttgggcaatatgggtaacaaataaaaaggtatGCCACCTCATggcaccccaaaaacacgaaattggtataaagttttggggtcaactaacctg
The genomic region above belongs to Stomoxys calcitrans chromosome 5, idStoCalc2.1, whole genome shotgun sequence and contains:
- the LOC106085200 gene encoding pickpocket protein 28 isoform X3, with product MVISFYYAVSLMWDTYLKWLDSPVILGFDETLVPVSSIPFPTITICPEIKMERDRFDFTNVANQIWTEIEENDSFTNSGNVTEEELQKFVATLQICENEVLERFSPYMPKNLPVDVPQTLVDLALVPNITLPFCKWNGRFYFCNYLFKYVLTDEGICYQFNGLNTQDIYRDPNYLSYSDKTVIDYNNYYDVELPRYKDVTGNWSLDDGYVGQGFNAYPQRSVLSSARNGLFAFMMGFEHNFDYTCRSFKQGYKVFLNSPESVPLTTGNYILVPHDDEVLVSVLPQYVTSTENLHQFGPEKRQCYFNDERYLRFFKSYSQSNCQTECLANFTINKCGCAKFWMPKPIDVPTCGLAEVTCYMSAEEEMNFVISNQTKLKSTDPSVEILCDCIPSCNSLDYNFEISRAFYDYEKTVLAQRDTYEHDDGRGSRLSVYFKETQFTAIKRTVMYGITTLIANCGGIFGLFMGISSLSVIELIYFFSVRLCNNLHKRRLIKKMLLQQDLDIYEE
- the LOC106085200 gene encoding pickpocket protein 28 isoform X1, with translation MFVGGKPVHFPQPDPDKEFLSLPTISERHLSITSQALSDVPSELIIKSRIKYGSRWSACQGLMAEYSKSTSIHGLRYIFEVHRPFYEKFFWVILMVISFYYAVSLMWDTYLKWLDSPVILGFDETLVPVSSIPFPTITICPEIKMERDRFDFTNVANQIWTEIEENDSFTNSGNVTEEELQKFVATLQICENEVLERFSPYMPKNLPVDVPQTLVDLALVPNITLPFCKWNGRFYFCNYLFKYVLTDEGICYQFNGLNTQDIYRDPNYLSYSDKTVIDYNNYYDVELPRYKDVTGNWSLDDGYVGQGFNAYPQRSVLSSARNGLFAFMMGFEHNFDYTCRSFKQGYKVFLNSPESVPLTTGNYILVPHDDEVLVSVLPQYVTSTENLHQFGPEKRQCYFNDERYLRFFKSYSQSNCQTECLANFTINKCGCAKFWMPKPIDVPTCGLAEVTCYMSAEEEMNFVISNQTKLKSTDPSVEILCDCIPSCNSLDYNFEISRAFYDYEKTVLAQRDTYEHDDGRGSRLSVYFKETQFTAIKRTVMYGITTLIANCGGIFGLFMGISSLSVIELIYFFSVRLCNNLHKRRLIKKMLLQQDLDIYEE
- the LOC106085200 gene encoding pickpocket protein 28 isoform X2, with product MYRQHFHHNVLPSALLYVNCVVCVVLSRKIKVFFWVILMVISFYYAVSLMWDTYLKWLDSPVILGFDETLVPVSSIPFPTITICPEIKMERDRFDFTNVANQIWTEIEENDSFTNSGNVTEEELQKFVATLQICENEVLERFSPYMPKNLPVDVPQTLVDLALVPNITLPFCKWNGRFYFCNYLFKYVLTDEGICYQFNGLNTQDIYRDPNYLSYSDKTVIDYNNYYDVELPRYKDVTGNWSLDDGYVGQGFNAYPQRSVLSSARNGLFAFMMGFEHNFDYTCRSFKQGYKVFLNSPESVPLTTGNYILVPHDDEVLVSVLPQYVTSTENLHQFGPEKRQCYFNDERYLRFFKSYSQSNCQTECLANFTINKCGCAKFWMPKPIDVPTCGLAEVTCYMSAEEEMNFVISNQTKLKSTDPSVEILCDCIPSCNSLDYNFEISRAFYDYEKTVLAQRDTYEHDDGRGSRLSVYFKETQFTAIKRTVMYGITTLIANCGGIFGLFMGISSLSVIELIYFFSVRLCNNLHKRRLIKKMLLQQDLDIYEE